A stretch of Candidatus Obscuribacterales bacterium DNA encodes these proteins:
- the nadD gene encoding nicotinate (nicotinamide) nucleotide adenylyltransferase, which produces MVAPSSLRPQRLALLGGAFNPPHWGHLQLAQAAYDQGHVDQVLWVPSYSPPHKSDPALPSWQQRMQLVELAIAPYPQFHLWHPPNLPPPRYGVDLLHTLQQQYAPQTQWVWIVGSDTFQTLPRWYRVLEVAPKCDWLVAPRLGDPSGEDSAVHPQQLCQQVGEQVAQILRDQEVDLTWRCLDMPVIPMSSTDIRQRCRDRQPIDHLVPGAIATYLNDQPLYY; this is translated from the coding sequence GTGGTTGCTCCCTCGTCTCTCCGCCCCCAACGGCTGGCGCTTTTGGGCGGCGCATTTAACCCACCCCACTGGGGACATCTTCAGCTAGCACAGGCAGCCTACGACCAAGGGCATGTGGATCAGGTGCTGTGGGTGCCAAGCTACAGTCCTCCCCATAAATCTGATCCAGCCTTGCCGAGTTGGCAGCAGCGGATGCAGTTGGTAGAGCTGGCGATCGCCCCCTATCCTCAATTTCACCTATGGCACCCCCCGAACCTACCGCCGCCTCGCTATGGGGTTGATCTGTTGCACACCCTGCAGCAGCAGTATGCTCCCCAAACCCAATGGGTTTGGATTGTCGGATCCGATACCTTTCAAACCCTGCCCCGTTGGTATCGCGTGCTTGAGGTTGCCCCCAAGTGCGACTGGTTGGTGGCACCTCGCCTTGGGGATCCGTCTGGGGAAGATTCAGCCGTCCATCCTCAGCAGCTTTGCCAGCAGGTGGGGGAGCAGGTTGCCCAGATCTTGCGTGATCAGGAGGTGGATCTCACCTGGCGCTGCCTCGACATGCCGGTGATACCCATGTCCTCCACCGATATTCGTCAACGATGCCGCGATCGCCAACCGATTGATCATTTGGTTCCAGGTGCGATCGCCACCTATTTGAACGACCAACCGTTATATTACTAG
- a CDS encoding type I glyceraldehyde-3-phosphate dehydrogenase codes for MIRVAINGFGRIGRNFLRCWLTRSDSQLDVVAINDTSDPKTNAHLLKYDSMLGKLDADIEAAENAIIVNGKTIKCVSDRNPLNLPWKDWGIDLIIESTGVFVSEEGASKHIEAGAKKVLITAPGKGGNIGTFVVGVNHDQYKHSDYNVLSNASCTTNCLAPVVKVIHEQFGIIKGTMTTTHSYTGDQRILDASHRDLRRARAAAVNIVPTSTGAAKAVALVLPDLKGKLNGIAMRVPTPNVSVVDLVAQVETSTIAEQVNQALKEASETSLKGVLDYTDLPLVSSDYRKTDASSIVDGQLTMVMGGDMVKVIAWYDNEWGYSQRVVDLAEVVAQRWE; via the coding sequence GTGATTAGAGTAGCGATTAACGGTTTTGGACGCATCGGACGTAACTTTTTGCGGTGTTGGCTGACGCGTAGCGATAGTCAGCTTGATGTGGTTGCTATTAACGATACATCTGATCCAAAAACCAACGCCCATCTTCTTAAGTATGACTCTATGCTGGGCAAGCTGGATGCAGATATTGAAGCCGCTGAAAACGCCATCATTGTCAACGGCAAGACGATCAAATGCGTCTCCGATCGCAACCCTCTTAACCTCCCTTGGAAAGATTGGGGTATTGACCTGATCATTGAATCGACAGGGGTGTTTGTTTCTGAAGAAGGTGCGTCTAAGCATATCGAAGCCGGGGCCAAGAAAGTCTTGATTACGGCACCGGGTAAAGGCGGCAACATTGGTACCTTCGTGGTAGGCGTGAACCACGATCAGTACAAGCACAGCGACTACAACGTGTTGAGCAACGCAAGCTGCACCACCAACTGCCTAGCACCTGTGGTCAAGGTCATTCATGAGCAGTTTGGCATCATCAAAGGCACCATGACCACCACCCACAGCTACACGGGTGACCAACGCATCCTAGACGCTAGCCACCGCGACCTCCGGCGGGCTCGGGCTGCTGCTGTCAACATTGTGCCCACGTCAACCGGTGCAGCTAAGGCCGTGGCATTGGTTCTGCCTGACCTAAAGGGCAAGCTCAATGGCATCGCCATGCGGGTGCCCACCCCTAACGTTTCTGTCGTGGATTTGGTGGCGCAAGTGGAAACCAGCACCATTGCAGAACAGGTGAACCAAGCGCTGAAAGAAGCGTCTGAAACCAGCCTCAAAGGTGTTCTAGACTATACTGACCTGCCCCTAGTCTCGTCGGACTACCGCAAGACGGATGCCTCCTCCATCGTGGATGGCCAGCTCACCATGGTGATGGGCGGTGACATGGTGAAAGTGATTGCCTGGTATGACAACGAATGGGGCTACAGCCAACGGGTGGTTGATCTCGCTGAAGTGGTGGCTCAACGCTGGGAATAA
- a CDS encoding response regulator transcription factor: MGSPKILVVDDDPSIRTLIHRFLSKQNYQMESAEDGKTAMAIFEQFNPDLVILDVNLPDATGYTLCQDMQNRTGVFVLMLTSRSDEADKIRGFSQGADDYLTKPFSLGELEVRVGAILKRQRPVTTAEQQRLKFNNLMIDPVRREVLLEGSLVALTALEFDLLHFLASNPGRVWRRAELIQKVWDYEYVGDQRVVDVHIGQIRKKIEIDTTQPALIQTVRGVGYKFEAPEMASGG; this comes from the coding sequence ATGGGCTCACCCAAAATTCTTGTTGTTGATGACGATCCGTCCATCCGCACCCTCATCCATCGCTTCCTCTCCAAGCAGAACTACCAGATGGAATCTGCGGAAGATGGCAAAACGGCGATGGCCATTTTTGAGCAGTTCAATCCTGACTTAGTCATTTTGGATGTGAATCTGCCCGATGCAACGGGTTATACCCTTTGCCAAGACATGCAAAATCGCACGGGTGTTTTTGTGTTGATGCTCACCAGTCGCTCCGACGAAGCTGACAAAATCCGTGGGTTTTCCCAAGGGGCAGATGATTACCTCACCAAACCCTTCAGCTTGGGAGAATTGGAGGTACGGGTTGGAGCTATCTTAAAGCGCCAGCGCCCTGTTACCACAGCAGAGCAACAGCGCCTCAAGTTCAACAATCTCATGATCGATCCCGTCCGCCGAGAGGTTCTACTGGAGGGCAGTTTGGTAGCGCTAACTGCTTTAGAGTTTGACCTGCTGCACTTTCTAGCCAGCAACCCTGGACGGGTGTGGCGACGGGCAGAGTTGATTCAAAAAGTGTGGGATTACGAGTATGTGGGCGATCAGCGGGTTGTAGATGTCCATATCGGGCAAATCCGCAAAAAGATTGAAATCGACACAACTCAACCAGCACTGATCCAAACGGTACGTGGAGTTGGCTATAAGTTTGAGGCTCCGGAAATGGCCTCAGGGGGCTAG
- a CDS encoding CPP1-like family protein, with product MREQSGYELLGVGEDASFEEIQQARGRLVEEYKDDRKQLEVIETAYDSVLMERLRLRQEGKIPVPDRIRFPERQVVDAPVKSEPATSVQTPDWLQGVLDTPSRTDILWPGGVMLATAVIGVMAPPAALAIGIGASIYFISRKERKFGRAVLITFLGFFGGVFLGSWLGGVLLTQGLSSITPDVFATMVTLIALWLTSSFFR from the coding sequence ATGAGAGAGCAAAGCGGTTATGAATTGCTCGGGGTCGGCGAAGATGCATCGTTTGAAGAAATTCAGCAGGCACGTGGTCGTCTGGTGGAAGAGTATAAAGACGATCGCAAGCAGTTAGAGGTGATTGAAACTGCCTACGACTCTGTGCTGATGGAGCGTCTACGCCTACGCCAAGAGGGCAAAATTCCGGTGCCCGATCGCATCCGGTTTCCCGAGCGCCAGGTGGTCGATGCTCCGGTGAAGTCAGAACCGGCGACATCGGTACAAACGCCGGATTGGCTCCAAGGCGTTTTGGATACACCCAGTCGCACGGATATTCTTTGGCCGGGGGGCGTCATGCTGGCCACGGCTGTGATTGGCGTCATGGCTCCGCCGGCGGCTCTGGCCATTGGCATTGGCGCTAGCATTTACTTCATTAGCCGCAAAGAACGTAAGTTTGGCCGGGCGGTCTTAATTACATTCTTGGGCTTCTTTGGGGGGGTCTTCCTGGGCTCATGGCTAGGGGGCGTGCTGCTCACCCAAGGACTGTCGAGCATTACTCCGGATGTGTTTGCCACGATGGTGACGCTGATTGCCCTGTGGCTGACGAGCAGTTTTTTCCGGTAG